The Deltaproteobacteria bacterium genome includes a window with the following:
- a CDS encoding NAD(P)/FAD-dependent oxidoreductase, translating to MVQPDVVILGGGAAGLFCAAVAGGRGRRVAVLEHMDEPGRKILISGGGRCNFTNLDVRPEHFLSENPDFSRSALARFTPSDFIELLGRHGTPYHEKKLGQLFCDGTAREVRELLLAECERAGVTVHVRTKISAVTLREGGGFKVLASIGEFPCESLVVATGGLSFEKLGASDLGYRIARQFGLAVVEPRPALVPFVWSRDDLEKFGDLTGLSAPAEVSCCGKTFREQILFTHKGLSGPAILQISSYWLPGEALQIRLLPELDLLDWLKAERLKGNRTEARNALAMLLPKRLVDRWFDLHQLPSKRLADSPDRELKAVEDAFQAWSVKPAGTEGHAKAEVTAGGVSTAELSSKTMEARRVKGLYFIGEVVDVTGWLGGYNFHWAWASAHAAGEVV from the coding sequence ATGGTCCAGCCGGATGTGGTGATTCTGGGCGGCGGGGCGGCGGGGCTATTCTGCGCGGCTGTTGCGGGTGGGCGGGGCCGCAGGGTGGCTGTTCTGGAACACATGGATGAACCCGGCCGCAAGATACTCATCTCCGGCGGCGGCCGGTGCAACTTTACCAATCTGGACGTGAGGCCGGAGCATTTCCTGTCGGAGAATCCCGATTTCAGCCGTTCGGCACTTGCGAGATTTACCCCTTCGGATTTCATCGAACTTCTTGGCCGGCATGGCACCCCCTATCACGAGAAGAAGCTCGGCCAACTGTTCTGCGACGGCACGGCGAGGGAGGTTCGCGAGCTGCTTCTGGCGGAATGTGAGCGTGCCGGTGTGACGGTACATGTAAGGACCAAGATCAGCGCTGTCACGCTGCGGGAAGGCGGCGGGTTCAAGGTGCTGGCGAGTATCGGCGAATTTCCGTGCGAATCACTCGTTGTCGCCACCGGCGGGCTTTCCTTTGAGAAACTGGGTGCATCGGATCTGGGTTACCGGATTGCCCGGCAGTTCGGGCTTGCGGTTGTGGAGCCCCGCCCCGCGCTGGTTCCGTTCGTCTGGTCACGGGACGATCTGGAAAAGTTCGGAGACCTCACCGGCCTCTCGGCTCCGGCGGAAGTCTCCTGCTGCGGGAAAACATTCCGCGAGCAGATTCTTTTTACCCACAAGGGGCTGAGTGGCCCGGCCATCCTGCAGATATCGAGCTACTGGCTGCCGGGCGAGGCGTTGCAGATCCGTCTGTTGCCCGAACTCGATCTTCTGGACTGGCTGAAGGCAGAGCGCTTGAAGGGGAACCGCACCGAAGCAAGAAATGCATTGGCCATGCTGCTGCCGAAACGGCTGGTGGACCGATGGTTCGATCTGCATCAGCTTCCCTCGAAACGGCTCGCTGACAGTCCGGACCGGGAACTGAAGGCTGTAGAGGACGCTTTTCAGGCTTGGAGCGTGAAACCAGCGGGAACCGAAGGCCACGCGAAGGCCGAAGTGACCGCTGGAGGTGTCTCGACGGCGGAACTGTCTTCCAAGACGATGGAGGCCCGCCGGGTGAAGGGACTCTATTTCATCGGAGAAGTGGTGGATGTCACGGGCTGGCTTGGGGGCTACAACTTTCACTGGGCCTGGGCGTCGGCCCACGCGGCAGGGGAAGTGGTTTAG
- a CDS encoding threonylcarbamoyl-AMP synthase has protein sequence MTPSATDIARAVSVLKGGGLVAFPTETVYGLGADALNPAAIRKVFAVKGRPADHPLIVHIGSSTKLEDWALKVPEAAERLARRFWPGPLTLVLKRHPRISLEITGGQETVAIRIPAHPAALMLLDAFGSGIAAPSANRFGKVSPTTAAHVRADLGMEVDFVLDGGPCAVGIESTIVDLSSDVPIILRPGGIAATDIERELGSPVKTGNEKSQVRAPGMLESHYAPRARIVIAGRGKAQEVAEAHLLQGQRVCAWLGAGPEPVPESVVLLPVEKSPEGRARTLYSWLREVDVQGFDVAVVTLPLDSGLDAAVRDRLCRAAGGR, from the coding sequence ATGACCCCATCTGCCACCGATATTGCCCGTGCGGTTTCCGTCCTGAAGGGAGGCGGGCTGGTGGCCTTTCCGACGGAGACGGTATATGGCCTGGGTGCTGATGCGTTGAATCCTGCCGCCATTCGCAAGGTGTTTGCCGTGAAAGGCCGGCCTGCGGATCATCCCCTCATCGTGCATATTGGCAGCAGCACAAAGCTTGAAGATTGGGCTTTAAAGGTTCCTGAGGCTGCTGAAAGACTGGCACGCCGGTTCTGGCCGGGGCCACTCACCTTGGTACTGAAGCGCCATCCTCGCATCTCGCTGGAGATAACCGGTGGTCAGGAGACCGTCGCGATACGTATTCCAGCGCACCCGGCCGCGCTGATGCTTCTGGATGCTTTTGGAAGTGGTATCGCCGCGCCGTCAGCGAACCGTTTTGGGAAGGTAAGCCCCACAACGGCAGCACATGTTCGGGCAGACCTTGGGATGGAAGTGGATTTCGTGCTGGATGGCGGACCGTGTGCAGTTGGCATTGAATCCACGATTGTCGATCTGTCTTCCGATGTTCCCATAATCCTGAGGCCCGGCGGTATTGCGGCAACGGACATCGAGCGGGAACTCGGCAGTCCGGTAAAGACCGGGAACGAAAAGTCCCAGGTCCGCGCCCCAGGAATGCTGGAGTCTCATTACGCGCCACGGGCGAGAATCGTGATCGCCGGGCGAGGCAAGGCACAGGAAGTGGCAGAAGCACATCTCCTTCAGGGTCAGAGAGTCTGTGCATGGCTTGGTGCGGGCCCGGAGCCGGTTCCCGAAAGTGTGGTTCTCCTGCCGGTAGAAAAAAGTCCGGAAGGCCGGGCAAGAACGCTATACAGCTGGCTGCGCGAAGTGGATGTGCAGGGTTTTGATGTGGCCGTTGTCACGTTACCGCTGGACAGCGGGCTCGACGCCGCTGTTCGTGACCGGCTTTGCCGGGCGGCAGGCGGGCGCTGA